The window ATGGCCGCCCGCCGTGCCGGAGCCATTGCCGGTGGACGCCGCCAACCTGGTTAAACAGCTGCGTGCGATCGGCCAGGCCGAAGCCGAGCGCTTGAACATCGCGCCGGAACTGATGCTGCGCAAGAAAACCCTGGAAGCGTTGCTCAAGAGCGGCTATCCCAACGGTCCTTACCAATTGCCTGATTCGCTGCGTGGCTGGCGCCGCGAGTTGATGGGCCAGGCGCTGCTCGACAGCCTGGCCACCGCCGGAGAACAGCCTTGAAACGTATTTGCTCCATCTACCGAAGCCTGAAGAAAAACGAGATGTACCTCTACGTGCTCAAAAGCGATGCACTGGAGCGTGTCCCGGAAAGTCTGATGGCCGCCTTCGGCAAACCTCATCACGCTTTCGACCTGGTGCTGACCCCCGAGCGCAAACTGTCGCGCGAGGACATCACCGTGGTCCTGGAAAACCTTGAGAAGCAGGGCTACCACCTGCAAATGCCGCCGGCCGAAGACGAATACATCGAACACTTGCCGGAAGAATTGCTGCGACGCAACGACCCGATGTGATCGGCAGACAGGCTCTGTTCAGAGTCTGTGTGAAACACTGGAATGATTTTGGCGATGGCCAGGGCGGCGGAGCGAAACTCCGTCGGCGGCCGTCTGCACTGTTTTTGAAAGGTTTGAACCATGCGCGTTCTGATTGCTGAACACGACCACCCTGTGTACGCCCAACTGTTGCGTCAGGCTGCGCCTGATCTGGAAGTGCTGACCAGCGG is drawn from Pseudomonas sp. 31-12 and contains these coding sequences:
- a CDS encoding YcgL domain-containing protein produces the protein MKRICSIYRSLKKNEMYLYVLKSDALERVPESLMAAFGKPHHAFDLVLTPERKLSREDITVVLENLEKQGYHLQMPPAEDEYIEHLPEELLRRNDPM